In Oryza brachyantha chromosome 2, ObraRS2, whole genome shotgun sequence, a single window of DNA contains:
- the LOC102713049 gene encoding putative aminoacrylate hydrolase RutD: MVNFVEAQKPLLKRLMRMAGLRPIDVEIEPGTTMHIWVPKHHVSKKTGTISPVEHGGVGVDEKNGAARRGGRKKSPESKPNVVLIHGFAAEGIVTWQFNFGVLVSRYNLYIPDLLFFGKSTTASADRSPEFQARCVAAALARLGVARCDVVGFSYGGMVAFKLAETRPDLVRSLAVSGSVVTMTDAVNSATMTRLGATSSAELLMPETLKGLKALLSISMYKKMWFPDRFYKDYLKAMFNNRNERMELLQGLITSNMDAKIPTFQQKIMLIWGEEDKIFDIEVAKKMKEQLGDGCFLHGIPKAGHLLHVERPCAYNRQLQRFLAYVNSQPQEEAAGGGAN, translated from the exons ATGGTGAACTTCGTCGAGGCTCAGAAGCCGCTGCTGAAGCGGCTGATGCGGATGGCGGGGCTCCGGCCAATCGACGTCGAGATTGAGCCTGGCACCACCATGCACATCTGGGTCCCCAAGCACCACGTCAGCAAGAAGACCGGCACCATCAGCCCGGTcgagcacggcggcgtcggcgtcgacgagaAGAAcggggcggcgaggcggggcgggaggaagaagagcccCGAGTCGAAGCCCAACGTCGTGCTCATCCACGGCTTCGCCGCCGAGGGCATCGTCACGTGGCAGTTCAACTTCGGCGTGCTCGTGTCGCGGTACAACCTCTACATCCCGGACCTGCTCTTCTTCGGCAAGTCGACCACGGCCAGCGCCGACCGGTCGCCGGAGTTCCAGGCGCggtgcgtggcggcggcgctcgcgcgGCTCGGCGTGGCGCGGTGCGACGTGGTCGGGTTCAGCTACGGAGGAATGGTGGCGTTCAAGCTGGCGGAGACGCGGCCGGACCTGGTGCGGTCGCTGGCCGTGTCCGGGTCGGTGGTGACCATGACCGACGCGGTGAACAGCGCCACCATGACGCGCCTCGGCGCCACCTCGTCCGCCGAGCTGCTCATGCCGGAGACGCTCAAGGGCCTCAAGGCGCTGCTCTCCATCTCCATGTACAAGAAGATGTGGTTCCCAGACAGGTTCTACAAGGACTATCTCAAG GCGATGTTCAACAACAGGAATGAGAGGATGGAGTTGCTGCAAGGGCTTATAACCAGCAACATGGATGCCAAGATCCCTACTTTCCAGCAG AAAATAATGCTGATTTGGGGCGAGGAGGACAAGATCTTCGACATAGAGGTCGCCAAGAAGATGAAAGA GCAGCTAGGCGACGGGTGCTTCCTGCACGGCATCCCCAAGGCCGGGCACCTGCTGCACGTCGAGCGGCCGTGCGCGTACAACCGCCAGCTCCAGAGGTTCCTCGCGTACGTCAACTCCCAGCCCCAGGAGGAGGCAGCGGGTGGTGGCGCCaactga